One Actinomyces respiraculi DNA window includes the following coding sequences:
- a CDS encoding TetR/AcrR family transcriptional regulator → MSSETKPGAPTSKGEARRQAIISAAAAIIHESGPASVTHRAVASRAGCSLSATTYYFNGLDDLLYQAGLANIRRWALRAERAAERAEALTASPSLETCIELILAATLPAEGPYLGHYIQLISAGDTAPVGRAYREGRQQLNAAVNRLIVALGLQATAEVVIAVVDGAAVTALSEQRDVKETARSLLRRLGCYIHSAIPQRPGTTRP, encoded by the coding sequence ATGAGCAGCGAGACCAAACCGGGCGCCCCGACCTCAAAAGGAGAGGCCCGTCGGCAAGCCATAATCTCCGCCGCCGCCGCCATCATCCATGAGTCGGGGCCCGCGTCGGTCACGCACCGGGCAGTAGCCAGCCGGGCCGGCTGCTCCCTGTCCGCCACCACCTACTACTTCAACGGCCTGGACGACCTGCTCTACCAGGCCGGTCTGGCCAATATCCGCCGGTGGGCGCTCCGAGCGGAGCGGGCCGCCGAAAGAGCTGAGGCCCTGACTGCATCACCCAGCCTAGAGACGTGCATTGAGCTGATACTGGCAGCCACCCTGCCTGCCGAGGGCCCCTACCTAGGGCACTACATCCAGCTGATCTCTGCTGGTGACACCGCCCCCGTGGGCCGCGCCTACCGGGAAGGCCGTCAGCAGCTCAATGCCGCCGTCAACCGGCTCATCGTCGCCCTAGGCCTCCAGGCGACGGCGGAGGTGGTGATCGCCGTCGTGGACGGTGCAGCCGTCACCGCCCTCAGTGAGCAGCGCGACGTCAAAGAGACCGCCCGCAGCCTGCTGCGGCGCCTGGGCTGCTACATCCACTCTGCTATCCCGCAGCGGCCTGGGACAACCCGACCCTGA
- a CDS encoding C2 family cysteine protease translates to MALTPSAGSRPGTRRPHADPLSARLRLWPLRGAQGQASAEYAGVIMVAVIVILALGAVFTPMGGRIATGVQCAIESVFSDGGGGGCGGEPATPVTVGRPKGDEAYAPNDAAGSRPQGPAGGQPQGPGGGQPQNPRPKEPVDQQKVNEALKGVHEDLRTGWFNPVSSRDLDSIENRLKGLNGAEVDSVIAGMSDDELRRWVQEMEQGWRPFGTGGWSTERRQQMWTRVLPNASYDTVRRLAGITQDIQPRFDDVEGDDESTEEEGQEFSYRESKGLPVVNGVSPSDIRQGLIGDCWYIASLKAVAASDPSVIENAITDNGNGTYTVRLYRDGKPVYITVTGDQVIMPDGDQGYARSTDKSELWPEIMEKALASYEGSYGAIEGGWASNGMEVLTGKPSTRRSTDSYSAADLKAELDQGHAVALSSQPTPRSSRNENPLYDKHHPRDSKGNELWERLMYGHAYQVVSVDLGDPSDPSDDTVTIQNPWYPDQPMTLPYEDWRNGFTQVHVNPVK, encoded by the coding sequence GTGGCTCTTACCCCTTCCGCTGGCAGCCGCCCCGGTACCCGCCGTCCCCACGCTGACCCGTTGAGCGCCCGCCTGCGCCTGTGGCCGCTGCGGGGCGCGCAGGGGCAGGCGTCCGCCGAGTACGCCGGCGTCATCATGGTCGCCGTCATCGTCATTCTTGCGCTCGGTGCGGTCTTCACACCGATGGGCGGCAGGATCGCGACCGGTGTCCAGTGCGCCATCGAGAGCGTCTTCTCCGACGGCGGGGGCGGTGGCTGCGGGGGTGAACCCGCCACTCCCGTGACGGTCGGCAGGCCCAAGGGAGACGAGGCCTACGCCCCGAACGACGCGGCCGGTAGCCGCCCGCAGGGTCCGGCCGGTGGGCAGCCGCAGGGTCCGGGCGGTGGGCAGCCGCAGAACCCCAGGCCGAAGGAGCCGGTCGACCAGCAGAAGGTCAACGAGGCGCTCAAGGGGGTCCATGAGGACCTCCGCACGGGGTGGTTCAACCCTGTTTCCAGCCGCGATCTCGACAGCATCGAGAACCGTCTCAAGGGGCTCAACGGAGCCGAGGTCGACTCCGTCATCGCCGGCATGTCCGACGACGAGCTGCGTCGCTGGGTCCAGGAGATGGAGCAGGGCTGGCGCCCCTTCGGCACCGGTGGCTGGAGCACGGAGCGTCGCCAGCAGATGTGGACCCGGGTGCTTCCCAATGCCTCCTACGACACGGTACGCCGCCTGGCGGGCATCACCCAGGACATCCAGCCCAGGTTCGACGACGTCGAAGGAGACGACGAGAGCACTGAGGAGGAGGGGCAGGAGTTCTCGTACAGGGAGTCCAAGGGCTTGCCGGTGGTCAACGGCGTCTCTCCATCGGACATCAGACAGGGACTCATCGGTGACTGCTGGTACATCGCGTCCCTCAAGGCCGTCGCCGCCTCCGACCCCTCGGTCATCGAGAACGCCATCACGGACAACGGCAACGGGACGTACACGGTCCGACTCTACCGTGATGGCAAGCCGGTATACATCACAGTGACCGGTGACCAGGTGATCATGCCGGATGGAGATCAAGGCTACGCCCGGTCCACGGACAAGAGCGAGCTGTGGCCCGAGATTATGGAGAAGGCGCTCGCCTCCTACGAGGGCTCCTACGGGGCCATCGAGGGGGGCTGGGCGAGCAACGGCATGGAGGTGCTCACCGGCAAGCCGTCAACGAGGCGTTCCACGGATAGTTACAGTGCGGCCGATCTCAAGGCGGAACTCGACCAGGGTCATGCCGTTGCCCTCAGTTCGCAGCCCACGCCCCGGTCCTCCCGGAACGAGAATCCTCTGTACGACAAGCATCACCCCAGGGATTCGAAGGGCAACGAGCTGTGGGAACGGCTGATGTACGGTCATGCCTATCAGGTCGTCTCGGTCGACCTGGGCGATCCGAGCGACCCCTCTGATGACACGGTGACGATCCAGAACCCGTGGTATCCGGACCAACCCATGACGTTGCCCTACGAGGACTGGAGGAACGGGTTCACCCAGGTGCATGTCAACCCGGTCAAGTGA
- the topA gene encoding type I DNA topoisomerase: protein MSKKLVIVESPNKVRSIAGYLGSDFDVEASVGHIRDLAQPSELPAAEKKGPYGKFAVDVEDGFKPYYVINPDKKKTVTQLRKALKEADELYLATDDDREGEAIAWHLLEVLKPKVPVKRMTFTEITREAVGRALENTRELDTDRVDAQETRRILDRLVGYEVSPVLWRKVRAGLSAGRVQSVATRLVVERERERMAFTAAGYWGVEAELAVGGGVGQEAQSFTARLATLDGRRVATGRDFDDDGRLRSAAVKAGTVHLHEGGARAVADAVLRSTPQVAEVEEKPYKRRPAAPFTTSTLQQEASRKLRMNPRETMRVAQGLYENGFITYMRTDSTVLSGQAVSAARAQVAELYGPEYVPAKPRLYATRTKGAQEAHEAIRPAGDHFRTPAQVAGELSGSQFRLYELIWKRTVASQMADAVGSTATVRVQVPLMSADGGARDAGLTFRMAGLTASGTVITFRGFLAAYEEGRDADRYDSGSDKDVRLPAMRVGDSLRALGSEAVGHETTPPPRYTEASLVKALEEREIGRPSTYAATMSVIADRGYVDHRGQALVPTWLAFAVTRLLEENFAELVDYDFTASMERDLDRIAAGEEDRVAWLDRFYNGARAQEGADGEAETGARSLSQMLASLGEIDARAVNSIDIGEGMTLRVGRYGPYLEDAEGKRANVPAGIAPDELTVAKARELFERAADDGRELGIDPVTGHTIIAKDGRYGPYVTEVLPEETEAGAGVPAEDGGPRKRTAKKAAKPRTASLFKSMSLATVTLEQALDLLSLPRVVGQDAEGVDITAQNGRYGPYLKKGTDSRSLETEEQLFTVTLEQANELFAQPKRRRGQAAARGPLRELGTDPATGRPVVIKDGRFGPYFTDGETNVTLRRGDDPATVTPERAYELLADKRAKGPAKKRTTTRKTTAKKKTTSARSTRSSRA, encoded by the coding sequence GTGTCCAAGAAGCTCGTCATCGTCGAGTCGCCGAACAAGGTCCGCTCCATCGCGGGCTACCTGGGTTCCGACTTCGACGTCGAGGCCTCCGTCGGGCACATCCGCGACCTGGCCCAGCCCTCTGAGCTGCCCGCCGCGGAGAAGAAGGGCCCTTACGGCAAGTTCGCGGTCGACGTTGAGGACGGCTTCAAGCCGTACTACGTCATCAACCCGGACAAGAAGAAGACGGTCACCCAGCTGCGTAAGGCCCTTAAGGAGGCCGACGAGCTCTACCTTGCCACCGATGATGACCGTGAGGGCGAGGCCATCGCCTGGCACCTGCTCGAGGTCCTCAAGCCCAAGGTCCCCGTCAAGCGCATGACCTTCACGGAGATCACCCGGGAGGCGGTGGGCCGCGCCCTGGAGAACACCCGCGAGCTCGACACCGACCGCGTGGACGCCCAGGAGACGCGACGCATCCTTGACCGCCTCGTCGGCTACGAGGTCTCCCCGGTCCTGTGGCGCAAGGTGCGCGCGGGCCTGTCCGCCGGGCGCGTGCAGTCCGTCGCGACCCGTCTCGTCGTCGAGCGCGAGCGCGAGCGCATGGCCTTCACGGCCGCCGGCTACTGGGGGGTCGAGGCCGAGCTGGCCGTCGGCGGCGGCGTGGGGCAGGAGGCCCAGTCCTTCACCGCCCGCCTGGCCACGCTTGATGGGCGCCGCGTCGCCACCGGCCGTGACTTCGACGACGACGGCCGGCTGCGTTCCGCCGCCGTCAAGGCGGGCACGGTCCACCTGCACGAGGGTGGGGCGCGCGCCGTGGCCGACGCCGTGCTGCGCTCAACCCCGCAGGTCGCCGAGGTCGAGGAGAAGCCTTACAAGCGCCGCCCGGCGGCCCCCTTCACCACCTCCACCCTCCAACAGGAGGCCTCGCGCAAGCTGCGCATGAACCCGCGCGAGACGATGCGCGTGGCCCAGGGCCTGTACGAGAACGGCTTCATCACTTACATGCGTACCGACTCGACGGTCCTGTCCGGCCAGGCGGTCAGTGCCGCCCGCGCCCAGGTCGCCGAGCTCTACGGCCCTGAGTACGTGCCCGCCAAGCCGCGCCTGTACGCCACCCGGACCAAGGGCGCCCAGGAGGCGCACGAGGCGATCCGCCCAGCCGGGGACCACTTCCGCACCCCCGCACAGGTTGCGGGCGAGCTCTCCGGCTCCCAGTTCCGCCTCTACGAACTCATCTGGAAGAGGACGGTCGCCTCCCAGATGGCCGACGCCGTCGGCTCCACTGCCACGGTGCGCGTGCAGGTGCCGCTCATGAGCGCCGACGGCGGCGCGCGCGACGCGGGCCTGACCTTCCGTATGGCGGGCCTGACCGCCTCGGGCACGGTCATCACCTTCCGCGGCTTCCTGGCCGCCTACGAGGAGGGGCGCGACGCCGACCGCTACGACTCCGGCTCGGACAAGGACGTGCGTCTGCCCGCCATGAGAGTCGGGGACTCGCTGCGTGCGCTGGGCTCCGAGGCCGTCGGCCACGAGACGACGCCCCCGCCCCGCTACACGGAGGCCTCACTGGTCAAGGCTCTGGAGGAGCGGGAGATCGGACGCCCCTCCACCTACGCGGCGACGATGAGCGTCATCGCGGATCGCGGCTACGTCGACCACCGGGGCCAGGCCCTCGTGCCCACCTGGTTGGCCTTCGCTGTCACCCGCCTGCTCGAGGAGAACTTCGCCGAGCTCGTCGACTACGACTTCACCGCCTCCATGGAGCGGGACCTGGACCGGATCGCCGCCGGCGAGGAGGACCGGGTCGCCTGGCTGGACCGCTTCTACAACGGTGCCCGCGCCCAGGAGGGAGCCGACGGCGAGGCCGAGACGGGTGCGCGCAGCCTGAGTCAGATGCTCGCCAGCCTCGGCGAGATCGATGCCCGGGCGGTCAACTCCATCGACATCGGCGAGGGCATGACCCTGCGGGTGGGCCGCTACGGCCCCTACCTGGAGGACGCCGAGGGCAAGCGCGCCAACGTGCCAGCGGGCATCGCCCCGGATGAGCTCACCGTGGCCAAGGCCCGTGAGCTGTTCGAGCGGGCCGCCGACGACGGTCGCGAGCTCGGCATCGACCCCGTCACCGGGCACACGATCATCGCCAAGGACGGCCGCTACGGCCCCTACGTCACCGAGGTGCTGCCTGAGGAGACCGAGGCCGGGGCTGGGGTCCCCGCTGAGGATGGCGGGCCCCGCAAGCGGACCGCGAAGAAGGCCGCCAAGCCGCGCACGGCCTCCCTGTTCAAGAGCATGAGCCTGGCGACGGTGACGCTCGAGCAGGCCCTGGACCTGCTGAGCCTGCCGCGCGTCGTCGGCCAGGACGCCGAGGGCGTGGACATCACCGCGCAGAACGGCCGTTACGGCCCCTATCTCAAGAAGGGTACGGACTCACGCTCCCTGGAGACGGAGGAGCAGTTGTTCACCGTCACGCTCGAGCAGGCCAACGAGCTCTTCGCCCAGCCCAAGCGCCGCCGTGGTCAGGCGGCGGCGCGGGGCCCGCTGCGCGAGCTGGGCACGGATCCGGCCACCGGTCGGCCGGTCGTCATCAAGGACGGCCGTTTCGGCCCGTACTTCACCGACGGCGAGACGAACGTGACCCTGCGCCGTGGCGACGACCCGGCGACCGTGACCCCGGAGCGCGCCTACGAGCTGCTAGCGGACAAGCGCGCTAAGGGGCCGGCCAAGAAGCGCACGACGACGCGCAAGACGACGGCGAAGAAGAAGACGACCTCCGCGCGCTCGACGCGCTCGTCACGGGCCTGA
- a CDS encoding diguanylate cyclase, with product METQVGYERFFDPEDIFFSTTDRRGVITRSNRTFDILSRYHRDRLIGAPHNIIRHLDMPAGVFRLMWDDLEAGRPACAYVRNRAADGLDYCVFATIVPVSDGFLSVRTKPLDTATFEAVNNVYRGVRARERAEAAQGASRRRVGEVGAAALTAELNALGFDSLHAMTLQQVPREISALVSAGVRVPQPMGVDGPVTRILQAAGDLERATNLLVFELEEYLRLLTSMSGTRSGLLDVADRADSFGRVVSGRRLNIADRADALAAQIIELSQTVAPRLRDLPASMDALRDAVLELRYSVALIRLHTLMVGRFARSVLDGSEESPADSIVALCGALEAGFAQLGPVCREVEEGVITLDGEISQITPLLDRMVRRLSRWVDRRGGRNSATAEAADLVDHGNPEVRDLAALAAECRGLHLPYHEDAVNERLAVLREAVGQL from the coding sequence GTGGAGACGCAGGTCGGCTACGAGCGCTTCTTCGATCCCGAAGACATCTTCTTCTCGACGACGGACAGGCGCGGCGTCATCACGAGGTCGAACCGTACTTTCGACATCCTCTCGCGCTACCACCGCGACCGCCTCATCGGCGCACCGCACAACATCATCCGGCACCTCGACATGCCGGCAGGCGTCTTCCGCCTCATGTGGGACGACCTTGAGGCTGGGCGCCCGGCATGCGCCTACGTGCGTAACCGGGCCGCCGACGGGCTGGACTACTGCGTCTTCGCCACGATCGTGCCCGTGAGTGACGGCTTCCTGTCCGTGCGGACCAAGCCCCTGGACACCGCCACCTTCGAGGCCGTCAACAACGTCTACCGCGGCGTGCGCGCCCGCGAGCGCGCGGAGGCCGCCCAGGGCGCCTCGCGACGCCGGGTCGGAGAGGTCGGCGCCGCCGCGCTGACCGCCGAGCTCAACGCCCTGGGCTTCGACTCACTGCACGCGATGACGCTCCAGCAGGTGCCCCGGGAGATCTCCGCCCTGGTGTCCGCCGGCGTGCGCGTGCCCCAGCCCATGGGCGTGGACGGGCCCGTCACCCGGATCCTCCAGGCCGCCGGTGACCTCGAGCGCGCGACCAACCTCCTCGTCTTCGAGCTGGAGGAGTACCTGCGGCTGCTGACCTCGATGTCGGGCACGAGGAGCGGTCTACTCGACGTCGCCGACCGTGCCGACTCCTTCGGCCGCGTCGTCAGCGGCCGCCGTCTCAACATCGCCGACCGTGCCGACGCCCTGGCCGCACAGATCATCGAGCTGTCGCAGACGGTCGCTCCCCGCCTGCGCGACTTACCCGCGAGCATGGACGCGCTGCGCGATGCCGTCCTGGAGCTGCGTTACTCCGTCGCTCTTATCCGGCTGCATACCCTCATGGTGGGGCGCTTCGCCCGCTCCGTGCTCGACGGCAGCGAGGAGTCCCCGGCGGACTCCATTGTCGCCCTGTGTGGGGCGCTGGAGGCCGGCTTCGCCCAGCTGGGCCCCGTGTGCCGCGAGGTGGAGGAGGGCGTGATCACGCTCGACGGCGAGATTAGCCAGATCACCCCGCTGCTGGACCGTATGGTCCGGCGTCTGAGCCGCTGGGTCGACCGCCGCGGCGGTCGCAACTCGGCCACCGCGGAGGCCGCCGACCTCGTCGACCACGGCAACCCGGAGGTCAGGGACCTGGCGGCACTGGCCGCCGAGTGCCGCGGGCTCCACCTGCCCTACCACGAGGACGCCGTCAATGAGCGGCTGGCAGTCCTGCGTGAGGCGGTCGGCCAGCTCTGA